The Terriglobus roseus sequence CGCCCTGGGCGCCCATGACGTGGACATGGTCATGAACATCGGTGCACTCAAGGGCGGCGAATACGACACGGTCGCGGAAGACATTCGTGGTGTCGTCGAGGTGGCGCATGGCCGCGGCGCTATCGTGAAGGTGATCCTAGAAACCGCCCTGCTGAACTTCGAAGAAAAGCTGCGTGCCAGCGAGATCGCCGTCACCGCGGGCGCTGACTTCATCAAGACGAGCACTGGCTTCTCCACCGGCGGCGCGACTGTGGACGATATTGCACAGATGCGTGGCGTCGCGGGTTCCCGATGCGGTGTGAAGGCTTCCGGCGGAATCCGATCCCTGGCAGATGCTCAGGCAATGCTGCGCGCGGGAGCGACACGGATCGGTGCCAGTGCCAGCGTCCGGATCGTCCAGGAACTGACCGGAGATGCCGATACTTCCAAGGCCGCATCAGGCTATTAAGCCACCAGACGAACGATATCTGCTACAAAGGCAGGCATGGACGCGATCGAGGAA is a genomic window containing:
- the deoC gene encoding deoxyribose-phosphate aldolase, with amino-acid sequence MKDEIALAAANFYHQAMSSPRALAATLDHTLLKADATRAQVLHICSEAAEYRFACAMVNPFWVSTAVAALAGTDVPVGVVIGFPLGASLNESKVDEAKRVIALGAHDVDMVMNIGALKGGEYDTVAEDIRGVVEVAHGRGAIVKVILETALLNFEEKLRASEIAVTAGADFIKTSTGFSTGGATVDDIAQMRGVAGSRCGVKASGGIRSLADAQAMLRAGATRIGASASVRIVQELTGDADTSKAASGY